The Parus major isolate Abel chromosome Z, Parus_major1.1, whole genome shotgun sequence genome has a window encoding:
- the LOC107215808 gene encoding interferon kappa-like: protein MSAFGLIQIGLILSSITIISSLQCNHLPLQQRKVIENSLRLLDKMGKKFPQQCLREKMSFRFPTQVLQPRQKETVGAAIEEIFQHIFYIFSKNLTLAAWDGTALDQFQNGLYLQIEQLEACVFKKHTQHHRSKEASRLKLKKYFQKIDCFLKDKQHDLCSWEISRAEMRRCLQLIDKVTRKLKN, encoded by the coding sequence ATGAGTGCTTTTGGCTTGATACAAATTGGCCTCATACTGTCAAGCATCACCATCATCTCCAGTCTTCAGTGCAACCACCTCCCTTTGCAGCAAAGAAAAGTGATCGAGAACAGCCTGCGACTCTTggataaaatgggaaaaaagtttCCTCAACAATGtctcagagagaaaatgtcCTTCAGATTTCCTACACAGGTTCTGCAGCCCAGGCAGAAAGAGACTGTTGGAGCTGCCATTGAAGAGATCTTCCAACATATTTTCTATATCTTTAGCAAAAATCTGACTCTAGCTGCTTGGGATGGAACAGCTTTGGATCAGTTCCAAAATGGGCTTTATCTGCAGATTGAGCAATTGGAGGCATGTGTATTTAAAAAGCACACTCAACACCACCGGAGTAAAGAAGCCAGCAGGCTGAAACTGAAAAAGTACTTCCAAAAAATAGACTGTTTTCTTAAAGATAAACAACATGACCTGTGCTCTTGGGAGATCAGCCGTGCAGAAATGAGGAGATGTCTCCAATTGATTGATAAGGTGACAAGGAAGCTTAAAAACTAA
- the TJP2 gene encoding tight junction protein ZO-2 isoform X2: MKTAQALQRMWSHAVKKLGILKGHASGMEELIWEQYTVTLQKDSKRGFGIAVSGGRDNPHFENGETSIVISDVLPGGPADGLLQENDRVVIVNGTPMENVLHSFAVQQLRKSGKVATIVVKRPRKVQAAALQRSPSLDYEDRALDVMDDHAEFDGKSARSGYSERSWHSGNGGRSQSWGNNLDQSYRDEHDRGRNRSRDHDREFSYSRDRSRGRSVDRSLDRDYRRDRSRGRSIDRDAAYERDYRGDYSPPSYSHGSLSDPRYGREMRSHSRDRLRSRSPSPEIHRQHEYLGPQDQGAPISVLLTKGRHNEEYGLRLGSQIFIKEMTHTGLATKDGNLHEGDIILKINGTVTENMSLADARKLIEKSRGKLQLVVLRDRKQTLLNIPSLNDSDSEMDDISEIESNRSFSPQDDRLHHSDIDSHSSNEKLKEKPNAKEDPSSRMSRMGAMPTPFKSTGDIATAVTSVDSNKDLKYQDDTAVPQPKAVTRTILKPSPEDEAIYGPNTKMVRFKKGDSVGLRLAGGNDVGIFIAGIQEGTSADQEGLQEGDQILKVNTQDFRGIVREEAVLYLLEIPKGETVTILAQSKYEVYRDIMACGRGDSFFIRSHFECEKESPQSLAFTRGEIFRVVDTLYDGKLGNWLAVRIGNELEKGLIPNKSRAEQMASVQNAQRDGSSDRADFWRTRGQRSGAKKNLRKSREDLTAIVSVSTKFPAYERVQLREAGFKRPVVIFGPIADVAMEKLSNDLPHLYQTAKTEPRDAGSEKSTGVVRLNTVRQIIEQDKHALLDVTPKAVDLLNYTQWFPIVVFFNPDSRQGVKTMRQRLCSTSNKSSRKLYEQANKLKKTCSHLFTATINLNSANDSWYGSLKDTIQQQQGEAVWVSEGKMDGMEDDADDRMSYLTAMGADYLSCDSRLISDLEDTDGEGGAYTDNELDEALEEPRISSVSRSSEPVHHEESLKKPTPEPRAQLRKAGSREILREPSPPPAFKPEPPKGKLQNKEDPYDLPRSYDAKLSNVAVSSETSTVPAKAAPPPVSVKPAFGRPILRNSQPAVLPAEEEDEGKLEEEGSEQENTPKSVLRKVKIFEEMDHKARMQRMQELQEAQNARLEIAQKHPDIYAVPVKTQKSEQNWPQPMSSRPPEPQKPPVRPYLENRASYGSDEEEEEYRRQLADHSKKGYYGQPSRYRDTEL; this comes from the exons CACCATT GTAGTGAAAAGACCAAGGAAAGTGCAGGCAGCTGCGCTGCAGAGAAGCCCCTCCCTTGACTATGAGGACAGAGCTTTAGATGTGATGGATGACCATGCAGAATTTGATGGCAAAAGTGCTCGAAGTGGCTACAGTGAGAGAAGCTGGCACAGTGGAAATGGAGGGCGCAGCCAAAGCTGGGGAAACAACCTGGATCAGAGCTATAGAGACGAGCACGACCGAGGGCGTAACCGAAGCAGAGACCATGACAGGGAGTTCAGCTACAGCCGCGATCGAAGTCGTGGTAGGAGCGTGGACAGGAGCTTGGATCGAGACTATAGAAGGGATcggagcaggggaaggagcatCGACAGGGATGCTGCCTATGAACGGGACTACAGAGGAGACTACAGCCCACCCAGTTACAGTCATGGATCTTTATCTGATCCTAGATATGGGAGGGAAATGAGGAGTCATAGTCGGGATAGGCTTCGTTCCCGCAGTCCTTCACCCGAAATACACCGCCAACATGAATACCTAGGACCGCAGGATCAGGGTGCACCAATCAGTGTTCTCTTAACAAAAGGCAGACATAACGAAG AATATGGACTCCGTCTTGGAAGTCAGATCTTCATAAAAGAAATGACCCATACTGGCCTAGCAACCAAAGATGGCAACCTTCATGAAGGAGATATCATTCTCAAG ATCAATGGTACAGTGACAGAGAACATGTCTTTAGCTGATGCCCGAAAATTGATTGAGAAATCACGTGGGAAACTCCAGCTGGTTGTTCTCAGGGACCGAAAGCAGACTCTGCTCAACATTCCTTCATTGAACGACAGTGACTCAGAAATGGATG atatttctgaaatagAGTCAAACAGATCATTTTCCCCTCAAGATGACAGATTACATCATTCTGACATAGATTCCCATTCATCcaatgaaaaactgaaagagaaaccAAA tgCAAAAGAGGATCCCTCCAGTAGGATGTCCAGAATGGGAGCAATGCCCACTCCATTCAAATCAACCGGTGACATTGCTACTGCTGTTACTTCTGTAGACTCAAACAAAGACCTGAAGTACCAAGATGACACAGCAG tGCCTCAGCCAAAAGCAGTTACACGAACAATTCTTAAACCCAGCCCAGAAGATGAAGCAATATATGG TCCTAATACAAAAATGGTGAGATTCAAGAAGGGGGACAGTGTGGGTCTACGACTGGCTGGTGGAAATGATGTAGGGATCTTTATTGCTGGAATTCAAGAAGGTACCTCAGCTGATCAGGAGGGACTGCAGGAAGGAGATCAGATTCTTAAG GTAAACACTCAAGACTTCAGAGGCATTGTTCGGGAAGAAGCTGTTTTGTATCTCTTAGAAATTCCCAAAGGTGAAACTGTGACAATTTTGGCTCAAAGCAAATATGAAG TCTACAGAGACATCATGGCCTGTGGCAGAGGAGATTCATTCTTCATCAGGAGTCATTTTGAGTGTGAAAAGGAGTCACCACAGAGCTTAGCATTCACTAGAGGGGAGATCTTTAGAGTAGTTGATACACTGTATGATGGCAAACTGGGAAACTGGCTGGCTGTGAGAATTGGAAATGAACTGGAAAAAGGCCTCATTCCAAATAAGAGCAG AGCCGAACAGATGGCCAGTGTTCAAAATGCCCAAAGAGATGGCTCAAGTGATAGGGCAGATTTCTGGAGAACACGTGGCCAGCGATCTGGAGCAAAGAAGAATCTGAGGAAGAGTCGTGAAGATCTGACAGCTATTGTATCTGTGAGCACAAAATTCCCAGCTTATGAACGCGTTCAGTTGCGTGAAG ctggttttAAGAGACCTGTGGTGATATTTGGCCCTATTGCAGATGTCGCTATGGAGAAGTTGTCAAATGATTTGCCTCACCTGTACCAGACAGCAA AGACAGAACCCAGAGACGCAGGTTCGGAGAAGTCAACTGGGGTAGTGCGCTTGAACACTGTGAGGCAAATCATTGAGCAG GATAAACATGCACTGTTGGATGTCACTCCTAAAGCAGTCGACCTGCTAAATTACACCCAGTGGTTTCCAATTGTGGTCTTCTTTAACCCAGACAGTAGGCAGGGTGTGAAGACCATGAGACAAAGGCTATGTTCTACATCAAACAAGAGCTCAAGAAAACTTTATGagcaagcaaacaaactgaagaaaacttGTTCCCACCTCTTTACAG CAACCATTAATTTGAATTCAGCCAATGATAGCTGGTATGGTAGCCTGAAAGATACAATCCAGCAACAGCAAGGAGAAGCAGTATGGGTATCAGAAGGAAAG ATGGATGGCATGGAAGATGATGCAGATGATCGTATGTCTTACCTTACTGCCATGGGTGCTGACTATTTGAGCTGTGACAGTCGGCTGATCAGTGACCTAGAGGATACAGATGGAGAAGGTGGTGCATACACTGACAATGAACTTGATGAGGCTTTGGAGGAACCAAGGATTTCATCTGTTAGCCGATCCTCTGAACCTGTGCATCATGAGGAG AGTTTAAAAAAGCCTACTCCAGAACCAAGGGCTCAGTTGAGGAAAGCTGGTAGCAGGGAGATCCTTAGAGAACCGAGTCCGCCTCCAGCATTCAAGCCTGAACCACCTAAG GGGAAGTTACAAAACAAAGAGGATCCATATGACCTCCCTAGGAGCTATGATGCCAAATTGAGTAATGTTGCTGTCAGCAGTGAGACTTCAACTGTTCCAGCTAAAGCAGCACCACCACCTGTTTCTGTGAAACCTGCCTTTGGGCGTCCCATTCTGAGGAACTCTCAGCCAGCAGTCCTGCCTgcggaggaggaggatgagggaaagctggaagaggaaggaagtgaACAAGAAAATACTCCAAAATCAGTACtgaggaaagtaaaaatatttgaggaGATGGATCACAAGGCAAGGATGCAAAGAATGCAAGAGCTGCAAGAGGCCCAAAACGCCAGG cttGAAATAGCCCAGAAGCATCCAGATATTTATGCTGTCCCTGTCAAAACACAGAAGTCAGAACAGAACTGGCCCCAGCCAATGAG CTCCAGGCCTCCAGAACCCCAGAAGCCTCCTGTTAGACCTTACCTGGAGAACCGTGCAAGTTACGGCAGcgatgaggaggaggaagagtaCCGCCGGCAGCTGGCAGACCACTCTAAGAAGGGCTATTATGGACAGCCATCCAGATacagagacacagagctgtAG
- the TJP2 gene encoding tight junction protein ZO-2 isoform X4, producing the protein MEELIWEQYTVTLQKDSKRGFGIAVSGGRDNPHFENGETSIVISDVLPGGPADGLLQENDRVVIVNGTPMENVLHSFAVQQLRKSGKVATIVVKRPRKVQAAALQRSPSLDYEDRALDVMDDHAEFDGKSARSGYSERSWHSGNGGRSQSWGNNLDQSYRDEHDRGRNRSRDHDREFSYSRDRSRGRSVDRSLDRDYRRDRSRGRSIDRDAAYERDYRGDYSPPSYSHGSLSDPRYGREMRSHSRDRLRSRSPSPEIHRQHEYLGPQDQGAPISVLLTKGRHNEEYGLRLGSQIFIKEMTHTGLATKDGNLHEGDIILKINGTVTENMSLADARKLIEKSRGKLQLVVLRDRKQTLLNIPSLNDSDSEMDDISEIESNRSFSPQDDRLHHSDIDSHSSNEKLKEKPNAKEDPSSRMSRMGAMPTPFKSTGDIATAVTSVDSNKDLKYQDDTAVPQPKAVTRTILKPSPEDEAIYGPNTKMVRFKKGDSVGLRLAGGNDVGIFIAGIQEGTSADQEGLQEGDQILKVNTQDFRGIVREEAVLYLLEIPKGETVTILAQSKYEVYRDIMACGRGDSFFIRSHFECEKESPQSLAFTRGEIFRVVDTLYDGKLGNWLAVRIGNELEKGLIPNKSRAEQMASVQNAQRDGSSDRADFWRTRGQRSGAKKNLRKSREDLTAIVSVSTKFPAYERVQLREAGFKRPVVIFGPIADVAMEKLSNDLPHLYQTAKTEPRDAGSEKSTGVVRLNTVRQIIEQDKHALLDVTPKAVDLLNYTQWFPIVVFFNPDSRQGVKTMRQRLCSTSNKSSRKLYEQANKLKKTCSHLFTATINLNSANDSWYGSLKDTIQQQQGEAVWVSEGKMDGMEDDADDRMSYLTAMGADYLSCDSRLISDLEDTDGEGGAYTDNELDEALEEPRISSVSRSSEPVHHEESLKKPTPEPRAQLRKAGSREILREPSPPPAFKPEPPKGKLQNKEDPYDLPRSYDAKLSNVAVSSETSTVPAKAAPPPVSVKPAFGRPILRNSQPAVLPAEEEDEGKLEEEGSEQENTPKSVLRKVKIFEEMDHKARMQRMQELQEAQNARLEIAQKHPDIYAVPVKTQKSEQNWPQPMSSRPPEPQKPPVRPYLENRASYGSDEEEEEYRRQLADHSKKGYYGQPSRYRDTEL; encoded by the exons CACCATT GTAGTGAAAAGACCAAGGAAAGTGCAGGCAGCTGCGCTGCAGAGAAGCCCCTCCCTTGACTATGAGGACAGAGCTTTAGATGTGATGGATGACCATGCAGAATTTGATGGCAAAAGTGCTCGAAGTGGCTACAGTGAGAGAAGCTGGCACAGTGGAAATGGAGGGCGCAGCCAAAGCTGGGGAAACAACCTGGATCAGAGCTATAGAGACGAGCACGACCGAGGGCGTAACCGAAGCAGAGACCATGACAGGGAGTTCAGCTACAGCCGCGATCGAAGTCGTGGTAGGAGCGTGGACAGGAGCTTGGATCGAGACTATAGAAGGGATcggagcaggggaaggagcatCGACAGGGATGCTGCCTATGAACGGGACTACAGAGGAGACTACAGCCCACCCAGTTACAGTCATGGATCTTTATCTGATCCTAGATATGGGAGGGAAATGAGGAGTCATAGTCGGGATAGGCTTCGTTCCCGCAGTCCTTCACCCGAAATACACCGCCAACATGAATACCTAGGACCGCAGGATCAGGGTGCACCAATCAGTGTTCTCTTAACAAAAGGCAGACATAACGAAG AATATGGACTCCGTCTTGGAAGTCAGATCTTCATAAAAGAAATGACCCATACTGGCCTAGCAACCAAAGATGGCAACCTTCATGAAGGAGATATCATTCTCAAG ATCAATGGTACAGTGACAGAGAACATGTCTTTAGCTGATGCCCGAAAATTGATTGAGAAATCACGTGGGAAACTCCAGCTGGTTGTTCTCAGGGACCGAAAGCAGACTCTGCTCAACATTCCTTCATTGAACGACAGTGACTCAGAAATGGATG atatttctgaaatagAGTCAAACAGATCATTTTCCCCTCAAGATGACAGATTACATCATTCTGACATAGATTCCCATTCATCcaatgaaaaactgaaagagaaaccAAA tgCAAAAGAGGATCCCTCCAGTAGGATGTCCAGAATGGGAGCAATGCCCACTCCATTCAAATCAACCGGTGACATTGCTACTGCTGTTACTTCTGTAGACTCAAACAAAGACCTGAAGTACCAAGATGACACAGCAG tGCCTCAGCCAAAAGCAGTTACACGAACAATTCTTAAACCCAGCCCAGAAGATGAAGCAATATATGG TCCTAATACAAAAATGGTGAGATTCAAGAAGGGGGACAGTGTGGGTCTACGACTGGCTGGTGGAAATGATGTAGGGATCTTTATTGCTGGAATTCAAGAAGGTACCTCAGCTGATCAGGAGGGACTGCAGGAAGGAGATCAGATTCTTAAG GTAAACACTCAAGACTTCAGAGGCATTGTTCGGGAAGAAGCTGTTTTGTATCTCTTAGAAATTCCCAAAGGTGAAACTGTGACAATTTTGGCTCAAAGCAAATATGAAG TCTACAGAGACATCATGGCCTGTGGCAGAGGAGATTCATTCTTCATCAGGAGTCATTTTGAGTGTGAAAAGGAGTCACCACAGAGCTTAGCATTCACTAGAGGGGAGATCTTTAGAGTAGTTGATACACTGTATGATGGCAAACTGGGAAACTGGCTGGCTGTGAGAATTGGAAATGAACTGGAAAAAGGCCTCATTCCAAATAAGAGCAG AGCCGAACAGATGGCCAGTGTTCAAAATGCCCAAAGAGATGGCTCAAGTGATAGGGCAGATTTCTGGAGAACACGTGGCCAGCGATCTGGAGCAAAGAAGAATCTGAGGAAGAGTCGTGAAGATCTGACAGCTATTGTATCTGTGAGCACAAAATTCCCAGCTTATGAACGCGTTCAGTTGCGTGAAG ctggttttAAGAGACCTGTGGTGATATTTGGCCCTATTGCAGATGTCGCTATGGAGAAGTTGTCAAATGATTTGCCTCACCTGTACCAGACAGCAA AGACAGAACCCAGAGACGCAGGTTCGGAGAAGTCAACTGGGGTAGTGCGCTTGAACACTGTGAGGCAAATCATTGAGCAG GATAAACATGCACTGTTGGATGTCACTCCTAAAGCAGTCGACCTGCTAAATTACACCCAGTGGTTTCCAATTGTGGTCTTCTTTAACCCAGACAGTAGGCAGGGTGTGAAGACCATGAGACAAAGGCTATGTTCTACATCAAACAAGAGCTCAAGAAAACTTTATGagcaagcaaacaaactgaagaaaacttGTTCCCACCTCTTTACAG CAACCATTAATTTGAATTCAGCCAATGATAGCTGGTATGGTAGCCTGAAAGATACAATCCAGCAACAGCAAGGAGAAGCAGTATGGGTATCAGAAGGAAAG ATGGATGGCATGGAAGATGATGCAGATGATCGTATGTCTTACCTTACTGCCATGGGTGCTGACTATTTGAGCTGTGACAGTCGGCTGATCAGTGACCTAGAGGATACAGATGGAGAAGGTGGTGCATACACTGACAATGAACTTGATGAGGCTTTGGAGGAACCAAGGATTTCATCTGTTAGCCGATCCTCTGAACCTGTGCATCATGAGGAG AGTTTAAAAAAGCCTACTCCAGAACCAAGGGCTCAGTTGAGGAAAGCTGGTAGCAGGGAGATCCTTAGAGAACCGAGTCCGCCTCCAGCATTCAAGCCTGAACCACCTAAG GGGAAGTTACAAAACAAAGAGGATCCATATGACCTCCCTAGGAGCTATGATGCCAAATTGAGTAATGTTGCTGTCAGCAGTGAGACTTCAACTGTTCCAGCTAAAGCAGCACCACCACCTGTTTCTGTGAAACCTGCCTTTGGGCGTCCCATTCTGAGGAACTCTCAGCCAGCAGTCCTGCCTgcggaggaggaggatgagggaaagctggaagaggaaggaagtgaACAAGAAAATACTCCAAAATCAGTACtgaggaaagtaaaaatatttgaggaGATGGATCACAAGGCAAGGATGCAAAGAATGCAAGAGCTGCAAGAGGCCCAAAACGCCAGG cttGAAATAGCCCAGAAGCATCCAGATATTTATGCTGTCCCTGTCAAAACACAGAAGTCAGAACAGAACTGGCCCCAGCCAATGAG CTCCAGGCCTCCAGAACCCCAGAAGCCTCCTGTTAGACCTTACCTGGAGAACCGTGCAAGTTACGGCAGcgatgaggaggaggaagagtaCCGCCGGCAGCTGGCAGACCACTCTAAGAAGGGCTATTATGGACAGCCATCCAGATacagagacacagagctgtAG
- the TJP2 gene encoding tight junction protein ZO-2 isoform X3 — MGATQGSAGSGPREPAAGAEQASGMEELIWEQYTVTLQKDSKRGFGIAVSGGRDNPHFENGETSIVISDVLPGGPADGLLQENDRVVIVNGTPMENVLHSFAVQQLRKSGKVATIVVKRPRKVQAAALQRSPSLDYEDRALDVMDDHAEFDGKSARSGYSERSWHSGNGGRSQSWGNNLDQSYRDEHDRGRNRSRDHDREFSYSRDRSRGRSVDRSLDRDYRRDRSRGRSIDRDAAYERDYRGDYSPPSYSHGSLSDPRYGREMRSHSRDRLRSRSPSPEIHRQHEYLGPQDQGAPISVLLTKGRHNEEYGLRLGSQIFIKEMTHTGLATKDGNLHEGDIILKINGTVTENMSLADARKLIEKSRGKLQLVVLRDRKQTLLNIPSLNDSDSEMDDISEIESNRSFSPQDDRLHHSDIDSHSSNEKLKEKPNAKEDPSSRMSRMGAMPTPFKSTGDIATAVTSVDSNKDLKYQDDTAVPQPKAVTRTILKPSPEDEAIYGPNTKMVRFKKGDSVGLRLAGGNDVGIFIAGIQEGTSADQEGLQEGDQILKVNTQDFRGIVREEAVLYLLEIPKGETVTILAQSKYEVYRDIMACGRGDSFFIRSHFECEKESPQSLAFTRGEIFRVVDTLYDGKLGNWLAVRIGNELEKGLIPNKSRAEQMASVQNAQRDGSSDRADFWRTRGQRSGAKKNLRKSREDLTAIVSVSTKFPAYERVQLREAGFKRPVVIFGPIADVAMEKLSNDLPHLYQTAKTEPRDAGSEKSTGVVRLNTVRQIIEQDKHALLDVTPKAVDLLNYTQWFPIVVFFNPDSRQGVKTMRQRLCSTSNKSSRKLYEQANKLKKTCSHLFTATINLNSANDSWYGSLKDTIQQQQGEAVWVSEGKMDGMEDDADDRMSYLTAMGADYLSCDSRLISDLEDTDGEGGAYTDNELDEALEEPRISSVSRSSEPVHHEESLKKPTPEPRAQLRKAGSREILREPSPPPAFKPEPPKGKLQNKEDPYDLPRSYDAKLSNVAVSSETSTVPAKAAPPPVSVKPAFGRPILRNSQPAVLPAEEEDEGKLEEEGSEQENTPKSVLRKVKIFEEMDHKARMQRMQELQEAQNARLEIAQKHPDIYAVPVKTQKSEQNWPQPMSSRPPEPQKPPVRPYLENRASYGSDEEEEEYRRQLADHSKKGYYGQPSRYRDTEL, encoded by the exons CACCATT GTAGTGAAAAGACCAAGGAAAGTGCAGGCAGCTGCGCTGCAGAGAAGCCCCTCCCTTGACTATGAGGACAGAGCTTTAGATGTGATGGATGACCATGCAGAATTTGATGGCAAAAGTGCTCGAAGTGGCTACAGTGAGAGAAGCTGGCACAGTGGAAATGGAGGGCGCAGCCAAAGCTGGGGAAACAACCTGGATCAGAGCTATAGAGACGAGCACGACCGAGGGCGTAACCGAAGCAGAGACCATGACAGGGAGTTCAGCTACAGCCGCGATCGAAGTCGTGGTAGGAGCGTGGACAGGAGCTTGGATCGAGACTATAGAAGGGATcggagcaggggaaggagcatCGACAGGGATGCTGCCTATGAACGGGACTACAGAGGAGACTACAGCCCACCCAGTTACAGTCATGGATCTTTATCTGATCCTAGATATGGGAGGGAAATGAGGAGTCATAGTCGGGATAGGCTTCGTTCCCGCAGTCCTTCACCCGAAATACACCGCCAACATGAATACCTAGGACCGCAGGATCAGGGTGCACCAATCAGTGTTCTCTTAACAAAAGGCAGACATAACGAAG AATATGGACTCCGTCTTGGAAGTCAGATCTTCATAAAAGAAATGACCCATACTGGCCTAGCAACCAAAGATGGCAACCTTCATGAAGGAGATATCATTCTCAAG ATCAATGGTACAGTGACAGAGAACATGTCTTTAGCTGATGCCCGAAAATTGATTGAGAAATCACGTGGGAAACTCCAGCTGGTTGTTCTCAGGGACCGAAAGCAGACTCTGCTCAACATTCCTTCATTGAACGACAGTGACTCAGAAATGGATG atatttctgaaatagAGTCAAACAGATCATTTTCCCCTCAAGATGACAGATTACATCATTCTGACATAGATTCCCATTCATCcaatgaaaaactgaaagagaaaccAAA tgCAAAAGAGGATCCCTCCAGTAGGATGTCCAGAATGGGAGCAATGCCCACTCCATTCAAATCAACCGGTGACATTGCTACTGCTGTTACTTCTGTAGACTCAAACAAAGACCTGAAGTACCAAGATGACACAGCAG tGCCTCAGCCAAAAGCAGTTACACGAACAATTCTTAAACCCAGCCCAGAAGATGAAGCAATATATGG TCCTAATACAAAAATGGTGAGATTCAAGAAGGGGGACAGTGTGGGTCTACGACTGGCTGGTGGAAATGATGTAGGGATCTTTATTGCTGGAATTCAAGAAGGTACCTCAGCTGATCAGGAGGGACTGCAGGAAGGAGATCAGATTCTTAAG GTAAACACTCAAGACTTCAGAGGCATTGTTCGGGAAGAAGCTGTTTTGTATCTCTTAGAAATTCCCAAAGGTGAAACTGTGACAATTTTGGCTCAAAGCAAATATGAAG TCTACAGAGACATCATGGCCTGTGGCAGAGGAGATTCATTCTTCATCAGGAGTCATTTTGAGTGTGAAAAGGAGTCACCACAGAGCTTAGCATTCACTAGAGGGGAGATCTTTAGAGTAGTTGATACACTGTATGATGGCAAACTGGGAAACTGGCTGGCTGTGAGAATTGGAAATGAACTGGAAAAAGGCCTCATTCCAAATAAGAGCAG AGCCGAACAGATGGCCAGTGTTCAAAATGCCCAAAGAGATGGCTCAAGTGATAGGGCAGATTTCTGGAGAACACGTGGCCAGCGATCTGGAGCAAAGAAGAATCTGAGGAAGAGTCGTGAAGATCTGACAGCTATTGTATCTGTGAGCACAAAATTCCCAGCTTATGAACGCGTTCAGTTGCGTGAAG ctggttttAAGAGACCTGTGGTGATATTTGGCCCTATTGCAGATGTCGCTATGGAGAAGTTGTCAAATGATTTGCCTCACCTGTACCAGACAGCAA AGACAGAACCCAGAGACGCAGGTTCGGAGAAGTCAACTGGGGTAGTGCGCTTGAACACTGTGAGGCAAATCATTGAGCAG GATAAACATGCACTGTTGGATGTCACTCCTAAAGCAGTCGACCTGCTAAATTACACCCAGTGGTTTCCAATTGTGGTCTTCTTTAACCCAGACAGTAGGCAGGGTGTGAAGACCATGAGACAAAGGCTATGTTCTACATCAAACAAGAGCTCAAGAAAACTTTATGagcaagcaaacaaactgaagaaaacttGTTCCCACCTCTTTACAG CAACCATTAATTTGAATTCAGCCAATGATAGCTGGTATGGTAGCCTGAAAGATACAATCCAGCAACAGCAAGGAGAAGCAGTATGGGTATCAGAAGGAAAG ATGGATGGCATGGAAGATGATGCAGATGATCGTATGTCTTACCTTACTGCCATGGGTGCTGACTATTTGAGCTGTGACAGTCGGCTGATCAGTGACCTAGAGGATACAGATGGAGAAGGTGGTGCATACACTGACAATGAACTTGATGAGGCTTTGGAGGAACCAAGGATTTCATCTGTTAGCCGATCCTCTGAACCTGTGCATCATGAGGAG AGTTTAAAAAAGCCTACTCCAGAACCAAGGGCTCAGTTGAGGAAAGCTGGTAGCAGGGAGATCCTTAGAGAACCGAGTCCGCCTCCAGCATTCAAGCCTGAACCACCTAAG GGGAAGTTACAAAACAAAGAGGATCCATATGACCTCCCTAGGAGCTATGATGCCAAATTGAGTAATGTTGCTGTCAGCAGTGAGACTTCAACTGTTCCAGCTAAAGCAGCACCACCACCTGTTTCTGTGAAACCTGCCTTTGGGCGTCCCATTCTGAGGAACTCTCAGCCAGCAGTCCTGCCTgcggaggaggaggatgagggaaagctggaagaggaaggaagtgaACAAGAAAATACTCCAAAATCAGTACtgaggaaagtaaaaatatttgaggaGATGGATCACAAGGCAAGGATGCAAAGAATGCAAGAGCTGCAAGAGGCCCAAAACGCCAGG cttGAAATAGCCCAGAAGCATCCAGATATTTATGCTGTCCCTGTCAAAACACAGAAGTCAGAACAGAACTGGCCCCAGCCAATGAG CTCCAGGCCTCCAGAACCCCAGAAGCCTCCTGTTAGACCTTACCTGGAGAACCGTGCAAGTTACGGCAGcgatgaggaggaggaagagtaCCGCCGGCAGCTGGCAGACCACTCTAAGAAGGGCTATTATGGACAGCCATCCAGATacagagacacagagctgtAG